The following proteins are encoded in a genomic region of Methanoculleus bourgensis MS2:
- a CDS encoding queuosine precursor transporter, with protein MPDGILVWVYWLIGLSLVTYLSVYIVRRYREYAFAALTGFFIIYLGASQILATRIIVFDLGLVTFFAPASVFVYPFTAQVIDMINEVYGERMTYVAILIAFATQILLMIFLAIGNTLAPAPFFGYEEAWQNIFALSLRITAASWMAFLIAANLDAYIFARLKRRFLRREEAFSGNALVNPYVWLRSSASDAINLTLDSLIFVTLAFSGVAPLLPLIIGQIVAKNIIGFLDNPWFVWYKSMLRKEEAGLEVA; from the coding sequence ATGCCGGATGGGATCCTGGTCTGGGTTTACTGGCTGATCGGGCTTTCTCTTGTCACCTACCTCTCGGTCTATATCGTGCGACGATACCGCGAATACGCCTTTGCCGCCCTCACTGGCTTCTTCATTATATACCTCGGGGCCTCGCAGATCCTCGCTACGCGTATCATTGTCTTTGACCTCGGCCTGGTCACCTTCTTTGCCCCTGCCTCCGTCTTCGTCTACCCCTTCACCGCACAGGTGATCGATATGATCAACGAGGTCTACGGTGAGAGAATGACGTATGTGGCGATCCTGATCGCTTTCGCCACCCAGATACTCCTGATGATCTTCCTCGCCATCGGAAATACCCTCGCCCCAGCCCCCTTTTTCGGCTATGAGGAGGCCTGGCAGAACATCTTTGCCCTCTCCCTGCGGATCACGGCAGCAAGCTGGATGGCGTTTCTGATCGCCGCCAACCTGGACGCCTATATTTTTGCCAGGCTGAAACGGAGGTTTCTGCGGCGGGAGGAGGCCTTCTCAGGCAACGCGCTCGTAAACCCGTACGTCTGGCTCCGTTCCAGTGCGAGCGATGCGATAAACCTCACACTCGACTCCCTCATCTTCGTGACACTGGCTTTCTCCGGGGTGGCTCCGTTGCTACCGCTGATCATCGGCCAGATCGTTGCTAAAAACATCATTGGTTTTCTGGATAATCCCTGGTTTGTCTGGTACAAGAGCATGCTGCGGAAAGAAGAGGCCGGGCTGGAGGTTGCGTAG
- a CDS encoding cupin domain-containing protein translates to MTKTSTSNLTRLTYHRIYTDSQGDSHFDVVTVEQSLARAAPPAAPFYVSEDRAASKYRFYTFEPGWIGELHPAPTRQFLALLSGEVEMETTDGTVRRFGPGDLVLLEDTSGRGHVTRNTSDGYSTFLVVPAPAP, encoded by the coding sequence ATGACGAAAACGTCCACCTCCAATCTCACCCGGCTGACATATCACCGAATCTACACGGACTCGCAGGGTGACTCTCACTTCGATGTCGTGACGGTCGAACAGAGCCTCGCGCGTGCAGCGCCGCCCGCCGCCCCGTTCTATGTCTCCGAGGATAGGGCCGCGTCGAAGTATCGCTTTTACACATTCGAGCCCGGCTGGATCGGCGAACTGCACCCGGCCCCCACCCGGCAGTTCCTCGCCCTCCTGTCGGGCGAGGTGGAGATGGAGACGACGGACGGGACAGTCAGGCGGTTCGGTCCCGGGGATCTGGTCCTGCTGGAAGACACCTCGGGCAGAGGTCACGTGACAAGGAACACCAGCGACGGGTACTCCACGTTCCTCGTGGTTCCCGCCCCTGCGCCCTGA
- a CDS encoding antibiotic biosynthesis monooxygenase family protein yields the protein MFINIVEFPPIKEGKDAEFKGWFKESNAAFMKYDGFISRRLLVSDKGSYAAIVEHRSKDTFMKMHTSKEHAILRAKGDLLMDGNPKPHFYDVVDL from the coding sequence ATGTTCATCAATATCGTGGAGTTTCCGCCGATCAAGGAAGGAAAAGATGCTGAATTTAAGGGGTGGTTTAAGGAGTCCAACGCGGCCTTTATGAAATATGACGGGTTTATTTCACGAAGGCTTCTGGTCTCGGATAAAGGATCGTACGCGGCGATCGTCGAGCACCGGAGTAAGGACACGTTCATGAAGATGCATACGAGCAAGGAGCATGCGATTCTGCGTGCGAAAGGCGATCTCCTGATGGACGGGAACCCGAAACCACACTTCTACGACGTTGTCGACCTGTAG